From Bacteroidota bacterium, the proteins below share one genomic window:
- a CDS encoding T9SS type A sorting domain-containing protein, which produces MKPFMILILTAGLCSSLPGQIEVGVWTDKPIYNYGDTVAVTVTAFNPQADTITLTFGSACQTSFVIDTFYLSRYMACAQIITSRVIPPHSAVRWDPMDYPCPCRVSPLPVGSHAVIGEVVEHGRSDTLLIFVTQPVTPVNGGSVPPGNFLLMQNYPNPFNGSTTIPFTVVKAGTIAITIYNNLGQKLRTVLNDYKDAGTYTVTANLNDFPSGLYWCRLESEGKSQTTRLILAK; this is translated from the coding sequence ATGAAACCTTTCATGATCCTTATCTTGACGGCGGGCTTGTGCAGCTCCTTGCCCGGACAGATCGAGGTCGGAGTCTGGACCGACAAACCGATCTACAATTACGGCGACACCGTCGCGGTGACCGTGACCGCATTCAATCCGCAGGCGGACACGATCACCCTGACCTTCGGATCCGCGTGCCAGACATCCTTCGTGATCGATACCTTTTATTTGTCACGGTACATGGCATGCGCCCAGATCATCACCTCGAGAGTCATTCCGCCGCACAGCGCGGTTAGATGGGATCCGATGGATTATCCCTGTCCGTGCAGAGTCTCCCCCCTCCCCGTCGGCTCACACGCGGTGATAGGAGAAGTGGTCGAGCACGGGAGGTCCGATACGTTGCTGATATTCGTTACGCAGCCGGTCACGCCGGTGAACGGCGGCAGCGTCCCCCCGGGGAATTTCCTTCTGATGCAGAACTATCCGAACCCCTTTAACGGCAGCACAACGATCCCGTTCACGGTCGTAAAAGCCGGTACGATAGCGATCACCATATATAACAACCTCGGCCAAAAACTTCGCACGGTGCTCAACGACTACAAGGATGCGGGGACCTACACCGTTACAGCGAACCTCAACGATTTTCCGTCGGGATTATACTGGTGCCGCCTTGAGTCGGAAGGAAAAAGTCAAACCACAAGGCTGATCCTGGCGAAATGA
- a CDS encoding ester cyclase: MISRKVVPLVFFLLLLLLNSPSTKAQTISTAPVDTSADANKKIMLRFLEEGWNQGNLDVCDQLIAPQAIGHYRGKDFPSPPERAKEIIHRWRMAFEGFHFRIDYLIAEGDRVAAHVPFEGTHAAAFFGIPATGRKINADEILVCRFGGGKIVEFWEVYDEYGLRTELGSSADTTKPK, from the coding sequence ATGATCTCGCGCAAAGTTGTCCCTCTTGTCTTCTTTCTCCTTCTGTTGTTATTGAATTCACCCAGCACAAAGGCGCAAACAATCTCCACAGCGCCGGTTGATACTTCTGCCGATGCGAATAAAAAAATTATGCTCCGCTTCCTTGAAGAGGGGTGGAACCAGGGGAACCTCGACGTCTGCGACCAGCTGATCGCTCCGCAGGCGATCGGCCACTACCGCGGCAAGGACTTTCCTTCTCCCCCCGAAAGAGCAAAGGAGATCATCCATCGATGGAGAATGGCGTTTGAAGGATTTCACTTCCGGATCGATTATCTGATCGCCGAAGGAGACCGGGTTGCGGCTCATGTGCCGTTCGAAGGAACGCATGCTGCGGCCTTTTTCGGCATTCCCGCGACCGGACGAAAAATCAATGCGGACGAAATTCTTGTCTGTCGATTCGGCGGAGGAAAAATTGTCGAATTCTGGGAAGTGTATGATGAGTATGGCCTGAGAACGGAGCTCGGCAGTTCTGCAGATACGACAAAGCCAAAGTGA
- a CDS encoding DedA family protein, giving the protein MEIVYHWIAQYGYAALFGGMMLGIVGLPVPDETLLTYAGYLVSNHTLLLHYTLLAAYLGSMSGISVSYELGRWFGYPLIEKYGRYLLITHDELERANEWYRRFGKWSLPVGYFIPGVRHFTAFVAGVSGLRYRTFGLFAYSGAVVWASTFVLLGKYVGSNWETAVTNVRSHIFTASLIAFLLGASLLLLRWFRK; this is encoded by the coding sequence ATGGAAATTGTCTACCACTGGATAGCGCAGTACGGCTACGCCGCTCTTTTCGGCGGCATGATGCTCGGGATCGTTGGTCTCCCCGTTCCGGACGAAACGCTCTTGACATACGCCGGCTATTTAGTATCGAATCACACCCTCCTTCTTCATTACACGCTGCTCGCAGCATATCTCGGAAGCATGTCGGGAATTTCCGTCAGCTATGAGCTCGGCCGCTGGTTCGGTTACCCGCTCATTGAAAAGTACGGCCGTTATCTCCTCATCACACACGATGAGCTTGAACGGGCAAACGAATGGTACAGGCGCTTCGGGAAATGGTCGCTGCCGGTCGGATACTTTATTCCGGGGGTCCGGCATTTCACGGCCTTCGTTGCGGGCGTCTCCGGGCTCCGCTACCGCACGTTCGGTCTTTTCGCGTATTCGGGGGCGGTCGTCTGGGCATCGACCTTCGTCCTGCTCGGAAAATACGTCGGGAGCAACTGGGAAACGGCCGTCACGAATGTCCGCAGCCATATTTTCACCGCTTCGCTCATCGCCTTTCTGCTCGGAGCGTCCCTCCTTCTTCTTCGCTGGTTTCGGAAATAA
- a CDS encoding Bax inhibitor-1/YccA family protein has product MALFKSGNPALKQETFSGFAESANAENVMTLQGTVNKTGLLLLTVFIPAMFVWDRFGAAEDFGAIAPFFLIGILGGTITGFVLVFNKHLAQYLSLLYAAFEGLVLGGLSAMMEARYPGIVIEALLLTFGIFWCLLLIYKFEIIKPSENFRLIVASATGGIAFYYFISIVLSFFGIAVPLVNDNSLFGILFSVFVVIVAAMNLVVDFDFIEQGAANGAPKYMEWYGAFGLMVTLIWLYVEILRLLAKSRRR; this is encoded by the coding sequence ATGGCATTGTTCAAATCCGGCAATCCGGCCTTGAAGCAGGAAACATTTTCCGGCTTTGCAGAGTCCGCCAACGCCGAGAACGTGATGACGCTGCAGGGGACGGTGAATAAGACCGGTTTGCTGTTGTTGACCGTTTTCATCCCGGCAATGTTCGTGTGGGACCGGTTCGGGGCCGCGGAGGATTTCGGCGCGATCGCTCCGTTTTTTCTTATCGGCATTTTGGGGGGGACCATTACCGGATTCGTGCTGGTGTTCAACAAGCACCTCGCACAGTACCTTTCGCTCCTCTATGCCGCCTTCGAAGGACTGGTCCTCGGCGGATTGTCGGCGATGATGGAAGCCCGCTATCCCGGCATCGTGATCGAGGCGCTCCTTCTCACGTTCGGAATTTTTTGGTGCCTGCTGCTGATCTACAAGTTCGAGATCATCAAACCGTCGGAAAATTTCAGGCTCATCGTCGCTTCGGCAACAGGGGGCATCGCGTTCTATTATTTCATCAGCATTGTCCTGTCGTTCTTCGGCATTGCGGTCCCCCTGGTCAACGACAATTCCCTGTTCGGCATCCTCTTCAGCGTGTTCGTCGTCATCGTTGCGGCGATGAACCTGGTGGTCGATTTTGATTTCATCGAACAGGGGGCGGCGAACGGGGCTCCGAAATACATGGAATGGTACGGAGCGTTCGGTCTCATGGTGACGCTCATCTGGCTCTATGTGGAAATTCTCAGGCTTCTGGCAAAGTCAAGACGGAGATAA
- a CDS encoding TonB-dependent receptor has product MRNCLIEASLFLLLSLTLVAQNHGAGGIHGIVVVEPAKKPLEFVNVIVVKIPDSTLVTGTTTDEKGKFSIMNVPPGTFILKFTLLGYEEKQSSKFTLTENQKDFNAGTISLRETAVSLGEVTVTAQKSTINSTIDRKIYNVQQDVMSKSGSVSDLLQNVPSVQVDVDGNVSLRGSADVQILLNGKPSPLLGGNTADALQQIPANAVERIEVITNPSARFTPEGTAGIINIVLKKDAALGMNGSVTANVGNDWRSNFSTSDNYSLGGLNVFGSYSIRQDDRNGIGTLSRRQVDSTGTSNFFNENGTSANRPLSQFATFGAENHFNESEYAGVSGNYRYRSYTSHDVTTETHLDSTLSVIDDYDRARTDFDETGSAGYAAFYEHDFDGEDHTLRAEFSGNRLFDQEDNHFTNTYRTPEGELERDNTLIQEHDRRELLTLEYHHVLADHSTLDAGYEGRFDDDEFNFYASTFDTLSQAFLEDTAETNFFTYREQIHALYVTYGSTFGRLSALAGLRGERVLITSDLVTTGTVVPNDYSKLYPTLHLAYKLGEFDELQLNYSLRANRPRGEDMNPFPEYRDPRNVYAGNPGLKPEFIHSVELGYQIQEEKISILPSVFYRDRHNKFTSLTEALNDSTVLTTRANLSSDRSGGVELVVSGSLWDVVTINSSTDAFYEEIDATNLGFGEKKSTTTLSGNLNLNFALAKGSTLQVNSWYRSRQLTPQGENQPMYVVNFGFHQNLIGEQLTLTATVWDAFKTLTRKTEMDTPSLTQTTFSARDSRVIYLGLTYHFGGTSKKAKEKETEFEEEN; this is encoded by the coding sequence TTGAGAAATTGTCTTATCGAAGCGTCGCTCTTCCTGTTGTTGTCGTTGACTCTTGTTGCGCAGAATCACGGCGCCGGAGGCATTCACGGAATTGTAGTTGTTGAACCGGCTAAGAAGCCGCTCGAGTTTGTCAATGTTATTGTGGTCAAGATCCCGGACAGCACACTGGTCACCGGGACCACGACGGATGAAAAGGGAAAATTTTCGATCATGAATGTTCCGCCCGGAACATTCATCCTGAAATTCACGCTGCTCGGATACGAAGAAAAACAATCCTCAAAATTCACCCTCACCGAGAATCAAAAAGATTTTAACGCCGGCACCATCTCCTTGCGGGAAACGGCGGTCAGCCTGGGGGAAGTGACCGTGACGGCCCAGAAGTCAACGATCAACTCGACGATCGACCGGAAAATCTATAACGTCCAGCAGGACGTGATGAGCAAGAGCGGATCGGTAAGCGATCTCCTCCAGAATGTCCCTTCCGTGCAGGTCGACGTCGACGGCAACGTCAGCCTGCGGGGTTCTGCGGACGTCCAGATCCTGCTGAACGGCAAGCCGTCCCCCCTCCTCGGCGGCAATACTGCCGACGCGCTTCAGCAGATCCCCGCAAATGCCGTCGAACGGATCGAAGTGATCACCAACCCCTCGGCCAGATTCACCCCGGAAGGGACCGCCGGGATCATCAACATCGTCCTGAAGAAAGACGCCGCACTGGGCATGAACGGAAGCGTGACGGCGAACGTCGGGAACGACTGGCGCTCCAATTTCAGCACGAGCGACAACTACAGCCTGGGGGGATTGAATGTCTTCGGGAGTTACTCGATCCGCCAGGATGACCGGAACGGGATCGGCACGCTTTCGCGGCGGCAGGTGGACTCGACCGGAACGTCGAATTTCTTCAACGAGAACGGGACCTCCGCAAACCGTCCCCTTTCCCAGTTCGCGACCTTCGGAGCAGAAAACCACTTCAACGAATCGGAGTATGCCGGCGTCTCGGGCAATTACCGTTACCGGAGCTACACGAGCCACGATGTGACCACGGAAACGCACCTGGACAGCACCCTCTCCGTGATCGATGATTACGACCGCGCCCGCACCGATTTCGATGAGACCGGCTCCGCCGGCTACGCTGCCTTTTACGAGCACGACTTCGACGGCGAAGATCATACGTTGCGCGCCGAGTTCAGCGGCAACCGGCTGTTCGACCAGGAGGATAATCACTTTACGAACACGTACCGGACGCCAGAAGGGGAACTCGAGCGCGACAACACCCTCATCCAGGAGCACGACCGGCGGGAACTCCTCACTCTTGAGTATCATCATGTGCTGGCCGACCACTCCACGCTCGATGCCGGGTACGAAGGAAGGTTTGACGACGACGAATTCAATTTCTACGCTTCCACGTTCGACACGTTGTCGCAGGCATTCCTCGAAGACACAGCGGAAACGAATTTCTTCACGTACCGCGAACAGATCCATGCCCTCTATGTGACCTACGGCAGCACGTTCGGCCGCTTGAGCGCTCTAGCCGGTTTGCGGGGGGAGCGGGTGCTCATCACCTCCGACCTTGTGACCACCGGGACCGTTGTCCCGAACGATTATTCAAAGCTCTATCCGACCCTTCACCTGGCGTACAAGTTGGGGGAGTTCGATGAGCTGCAGCTCAACTACAGCCTGCGCGCAAACCGTCCCCGCGGCGAGGACATGAACCCGTTTCCGGAATACCGGGACCCGAGGAACGTTTACGCCGGAAACCCGGGTCTGAAGCCGGAGTTCATTCACTCTGTCGAGCTCGGCTACCAGATCCAGGAGGAGAAGATCTCGATCCTTCCGAGCGTTTTTTACCGCGACCGGCATAACAAATTCACCTCGCTCACCGAAGCGCTCAACGACTCGACCGTCCTTACGACGCGCGCGAACCTCTCGAGCGACCGATCGGGGGGAGTCGAGCTCGTCGTTTCCGGGAGCCTGTGGGATGTTGTCACCATTAACAGCAGCACCGACGCCTTCTACGAGGAGATCGACGCCACCAACCTTGGCTTCGGCGAAAAAAAATCGACCACAACCTTGAGCGGCAACCTGAACCTGAATTTTGCCCTCGCGAAAGGGTCGACCCTTCAGGTTAACTCCTGGTACCGTTCACGCCAGCTTACCCCGCAGGGAGAGAACCAGCCGATGTATGTCGTGAACTTCGGCTTCCACCAGAACCTGATCGGAGAGCAGCTCACGCTTACCGCCACCGTCTGGGACGCGTTTAAGACGCTCACGCGGAAGACCGAGATGGACACTCCGTCGCTCACGCAGACGACATTCTCCGCACGGGATTCGCGGGTGATTTACCTGGGACTCACGTACCATTTCGGCGGTACGTCGAAGAAGGCGAAAGAGAAAGAGACGGAGTTCGAAGAAGAGAACTGA
- a CDS encoding DUF362 domain-containing protein, producing MTTSNSTDSPHHQSMHQQGHRKSNGILGKLFLPIVGFLSLVWMLIRIIPKPSRAEYPCMKVAAPIASGFIAYIASMLITVFSFERSRRYFRNSKYLLGSAMAFMALGAALFTLLRTDTETQAHTMNDSLFVPIDSPNSPIGTGQGIFPGRVVWARDPAAATWNGITGNWWSDNNTHQLNVDSMFSKSLRALTESPTDSASWTALFKYFNAKHGKGNIGYTPGEKIAVKIDLNMVSPEYPPGNASFTSPQSVLSLLRQLVYKAGVADSDITVYDVIRYVPDAIYSKCHAEFPHVHFMGWTAMNGREQYVRDTTIIHWSEKLNIELGGGNPAHLTTAVTRAAYIVNLASFKGHRYAGVTFCAKNHFGSLSVDDTTGTPYVYAPHAAGVHPYIAVHDIIIPGSAEWTFYGRHMGTYNALVDLMGHKDLGAKTVLFMIEGLYAGQTEGDMISQNSRWITAPFNNGWMSSLFMSQDNVAIESVGLDFIRAEAAVNPHDTTIYGAVDNYLHEAAQADDPPSGTFYAPNGDGVRLQSLGVHEHWNNSTDKQYSRNLGLNEGIELVQIKSSTTAVPEANVPAGYSLSQNFPNPFNPSTTIRFDIATRSRVRLSVYNLLGQRVAELANEELSTGSYERIWNARVASGLYLYRIEAVPVADPSKRFVEEKKMVFLK from the coding sequence ATGACCACATCGAATTCTACCGATAGTCCTCACCACCAATCCATGCATCAACAGGGTCACAGGAAAAGCAATGGTATTCTGGGAAAGCTCTTCCTGCCGATCGTCGGCTTCCTTTCCCTAGTGTGGATGCTGATCCGCATCATCCCGAAGCCAAGCCGTGCGGAATATCCTTGCATGAAGGTCGCTGCGCCGATCGCCAGCGGTTTCATCGCCTACATCGCCAGCATGCTGATCACCGTCTTTTCGTTCGAAAGATCCCGCCGGTATTTTCGGAATTCAAAATACCTCCTCGGGTCGGCTATGGCCTTTATGGCGCTCGGAGCCGCATTGTTTACGCTCCTGAGGACGGACACGGAGACTCAAGCGCACACGATGAACGACTCGCTCTTCGTGCCGATCGATTCGCCGAACTCTCCGATAGGAACGGGGCAGGGGATCTTTCCGGGACGTGTCGTTTGGGCGAGGGATCCTGCTGCAGCGACGTGGAACGGCATCACCGGAAACTGGTGGTCGGACAACAATACTCACCAGCTCAACGTCGATTCGATGTTCTCCAAGTCTCTCCGTGCGCTTACGGAATCGCCGACCGACAGCGCTTCGTGGACCGCACTCTTCAAATATTTTAACGCAAAACACGGGAAGGGGAATATCGGATATACCCCCGGCGAAAAAATCGCGGTGAAAATAGACCTGAATATGGTCTCGCCGGAGTACCCGCCGGGGAACGCATCATTCACATCGCCCCAGTCGGTACTCAGCCTCCTTCGGCAACTCGTCTATAAGGCGGGAGTCGCCGACAGCGACATCACTGTCTACGACGTTATCAGGTATGTCCCCGATGCGATTTATTCCAAGTGCCACGCCGAATTTCCGCATGTGCATTTCATGGGATGGACGGCCATGAACGGGAGGGAACAGTACGTCCGCGACACCACGATCATTCACTGGTCTGAAAAACTGAACATCGAGCTGGGAGGAGGGAACCCGGCGCATCTTACGACCGCCGTCACCCGCGCGGCGTACATCGTCAACCTTGCCAGCTTCAAGGGGCATCGGTACGCCGGTGTCACGTTCTGCGCGAAGAATCATTTCGGCTCGCTCAGCGTCGACGATACCACGGGGACGCCATACGTCTATGCCCCCCACGCGGCCGGCGTTCATCCGTACATTGCAGTGCACGATATTATTATCCCGGGGAGCGCTGAGTGGACGTTCTATGGGCGGCACATGGGAACATACAATGCTCTCGTCGACCTGATGGGGCACAAAGACCTCGGCGCAAAGACGGTCCTTTTCATGATCGAGGGGCTCTACGCCGGGCAGACCGAAGGAGATATGATTTCTCAAAACAGCCGGTGGATCACGGCGCCGTTCAACAACGGATGGATGTCGAGTCTTTTTATGTCCCAGGACAACGTCGCCATCGAATCGGTCGGGCTCGATTTCATCCGCGCCGAAGCGGCTGTCAATCCGCACGACACCACGATCTACGGCGCTGTCGACAATTATCTGCATGAAGCGGCGCAAGCGGACGATCCTCCGTCGGGGACGTTCTACGCTCCGAACGGGGACGGCGTTCGCCTGCAAAGCCTCGGCGTGCACGAGCACTGGAACAATTCGACCGACAAGCAGTATTCAAGGAATCTTGGACTCAATGAAGGGATCGAGCTGGTGCAGATCAAGAGTTCGACGACCGCGGTTCCGGAAGCGAATGTCCCGGCAGGATATTCGCTCTCTCAAAATTTTCCGAACCCGTTCAATCCCTCCACGACGATCAGGTTCGACATCGCAACACGAAGCCGTGTCCGTCTGTCGGTCTACAATCTGCTCGGACAAAGAGTGGCCGAATTGGCGAACGAAGAACTGAGCACCGGCAGCTACGAAAGAATCTGGAACGCCCGCGTCGCCTCCGGTCTTTATCTTTATCGCATCGAAGCGGTACCGGTCGCTGACCCCAGCAAGCGGTTTGTGGAAGAAAAGAAAATGGTGTTTCTCAAATAG
- a CDS encoding Gfo/Idh/MocA family oxidoreductase, whose translation MANRKIKWGILSTGWIAHKFATALKVAENCETYAVGSRTADAAKKFAREFNIPHAYGSYEELVSDPNVDVVYIATPHNLHLENTFLALDHNKNVLCEKPMGVNRKEAAAMIARAKEKDLFLMEAMWSRFLPNIIKTKELVDSGEIGKVKLLTAFFSVKSENGPEHRHYNLELCGGTILDTGIYNIFLSLLLLGKPKSISAIAGLGEQGGDNSASYTFKYDKDTLAVMYSSFLADPAVVAEIHGDKGKIFLEHLWFCPGKVKVTYNGGKEKIFDFPVRGNGYEYEAEEVAKCLLEGKKESSLMSWNDSLQLVEMLDAVRKECGVVYPKHDL comes from the coding sequence ATGGCAAACAGAAAAATCAAATGGGGGATCTTGAGCACAGGATGGATCGCTCACAAATTCGCGACCGCCCTCAAAGTTGCAGAGAATTGTGAGACCTATGCGGTCGGGTCGAGAACTGCCGATGCGGCAAAAAAATTCGCCCGCGAGTTCAACATCCCGCACGCATACGGGAGCTACGAAGAGCTGGTGAGCGACCCCAACGTTGACGTTGTCTATATCGCCACCCCGCACAATCTCCATTTGGAGAACACGTTCCTCGCCCTCGATCACAATAAGAATGTCCTCTGCGAAAAGCCGATGGGGGTCAACCGCAAAGAAGCGGCGGCGATGATCGCGAGGGCGAAAGAGAAAGATCTTTTCTTGATGGAAGCGATGTGGAGCCGTTTTCTTCCGAACATCATCAAGACGAAAGAGCTGGTCGACTCGGGGGAGATCGGGAAAGTGAAACTGCTGACGGCGTTTTTCTCCGTAAAATCGGAGAACGGGCCGGAACACAGGCACTATAATCTGGAGCTTTGCGGCGGGACGATCCTGGATACGGGGATCTACAACATTTTTCTTTCGCTCCTTCTCCTCGGCAAGCCGAAATCCATTTCCGCAATTGCCGGGTTGGGCGAGCAAGGGGGAGACAATTCAGCCAGCTATACCTTCAAATACGACAAGGATACACTTGCGGTCATGTATTCTTCCTTTCTCGCCGACCCGGCGGTCGTCGCCGAAATTCACGGCGATAAGGGAAAAATATTCCTCGAGCATCTCTGGTTCTGTCCCGGAAAAGTGAAAGTGACCTACAACGGCGGGAAGGAAAAGATCTTTGATTTCCCGGTGAGAGGAAACGGCTACGAGTATGAAGCGGAAGAAGTGGCGAAGTGCCTGCTTGAAGGGAAAAAAGAGAGCAGCCTGATGAGCTGGAACGACAGCCTTCAATTAGTGGAAATGCTCGACGCGGTCAGAAAAGAGTGCGGAGTGGTGTACCCTAAGCACGATCTGTAA
- a CDS encoding metallophosphoesterase family protein, which yields MKYAIISDIHGNLEALTKALGIIEERHVDEVICLGDVVGYGANPNECVDAVRRTCSAIVLGNHDEAALDPGGPHDFNPIAQKAIEWTAQQLTEENRSFLSSRPMNVKKEDVQFVHSSPRSPELWDYIINADDAVEAIRSCEEKICFIGHTHVPGIFSAHGRSRSVVRSEKQLVNVGSVGQPRDGNPMLAFGIFDSVKWEYELVRAVYDIQSAAEKILNAGLPRELGYRLMYGM from the coding sequence ATGAAGTACGCGATCATATCGGATATCCACGGAAATCTCGAAGCTCTGACGAAAGCGCTGGGCATCATCGAAGAAAGGCACGTCGATGAGGTCATCTGCCTCGGCGACGTTGTCGGATACGGAGCGAACCCGAACGAATGCGTCGACGCTGTTCGACGCACCTGCTCTGCGATCGTCCTGGGGAATCATGACGAGGCGGCGCTGGACCCCGGCGGGCCTCACGATTTCAACCCCATCGCACAGAAAGCGATCGAATGGACCGCGCAGCAACTGACGGAGGAGAACCGTTCGTTCCTGTCGTCGAGGCCGATGAACGTGAAGAAAGAGGATGTGCAGTTTGTCCATTCTTCTCCCCGCTCGCCGGAGCTATGGGATTACATCATCAACGCCGACGATGCTGTCGAAGCGATCCGCAGTTGCGAAGAGAAGATCTGTTTTATCGGACACACGCACGTTCCCGGAATATTCTCGGCGCATGGAAGGTCGAGATCGGTCGTGCGGAGCGAAAAGCAGCTCGTCAACGTCGGCAGCGTCGGCCAGCCGAGGGACGGGAATCCGATGCTGGCGTTCGGGATCTTCGATTCGGTTAAATGGGAGTACGAACTGGTGCGCGCGGTTTATGATATTCAAAGCGCGGCGGAGAAAATTTTGAACGCCGGCTTGCCCCGCGAACTCGGGTACCGGCTGATGTACGGGATGTAA